A stretch of the Pan paniscus chromosome 2, NHGRI_mPanPan1-v2.0_pri, whole genome shotgun sequence genome encodes the following:
- the CGGBP1 gene encoding CGG triplet repeat-binding protein 1, protein MERFVVTAPPARNRSKTALYVTPLDRVTEFGGELHEDGGKLFCTSCNVVLNHVRKSAISDHLKSKTHTKRKAEFEEQNVRKKQRPLTASLQCNSTAQTEKVSVIQDFVKMCLEANIPLEKADHPAVRAFLSRHVKNGGSIPKSDQLRRAYLPDGYENENQLLNSQDC, encoded by the coding sequence ATGGAGCGATTTGTAGTAACAGCACCACCTGCTCGAAACCGTTCTAAGACTGCTTTGTATGTGACTCCCCTGGATCGAGTCACTGAGTTTGGAGGTGAGCTGCATGAAGATGGAGGAAAACTCTTCTGCACTTCTTGCAATGTGGTTCTGAATCATGTTCGCAAGTCTGCCATTAGTGACCACCTCAAGTCAAAGACTCATACCAAGAGGAAGGCAGAATTTGAAGAGCAGAATGTGAGAAAGAAGCAGAGGCCCCTAACTGCATCTCTTCAGTGCAACAGTACTGCGCAAACAGAGAAAGTCAGTGTTATCCAGGACTTTGTGAAAATGTGCCTGGAAGCCAACATCCCACTTGAGAAGGCTGATCACCCAGCAGTCCGTGCTTTCCTATCTCGCCATGTGAAGAATGGAGGCTCCATACCTAAGTCAGACCAGCTACGGAGGGCATATCTTCCTGATGGATATGAGAATGAGAATCAACTCCTCAACTCACAAGATTGTTGA
- the LOC100974639 gene encoding uncharacterized LOC128031834 homolog: protein MLLGGCWGPPTGSAIGGAGGRGAAGDTAAAAGLDRATAATAAATDPPPPLFPCSSFFLLFSFPAGPRPLSLTAASILRKGMTSWHRRENRVQAQKLFPHHHLLKN, encoded by the exons ATGCTGCTCGGCGGTTGCTGGGGACCGCCTACGGGCTCTGCCATAGGCGGTGCAGGCGGACGGGGCGCGGCGGGGGACACGGCGGCCGCCGCGGGGCTCGATCGGGCAACGGCGGCGACGGCGGCAGCGACGGATCCTCCTCCTCCCTTATTCCCttgctcctctttcttccttctcttttcctttccggCTGGGCCTCGTCCACTTTCCCTAACGGCGGCCTCGATCCTACG TAAAGGCATGACTTCCTGGCACCGCAGGGAAAATCGGGTGCAAGCCCAGAAACTATTTCCCCACCACCACTTGTTGAAAAACTGA